One genomic window of Deltaproteobacteria bacterium includes the following:
- the hisB gene encoding imidazoleglycerol-phosphate dehydratase HisB has protein sequence MDTSAPGFIELERKTRETSVKAALSLYGEGRAEVETSIGFLDHMLTLFAVHGRFDLAVTATGDTGVDYHHTVEDVGIVLGDILSRFLDKGENLARYGEAKVPMDEALAEAVVDLSRRPFLVFDAAFGSPLIGGFDTQLFEEFFRALAHRAGITLHLRVLYGKNDHHRIEAVFKAFGRALAKAFTRDERVRGVLSSKGVL, from the coding sequence ATGGATACTTCTGCGCCCGGATTCATAGAGCTTGAGCGAAAGACCCGCGAAACCAGCGTGAAGGCCGCCCTAAGCCTTTACGGTGAGGGCAGGGCCGAGGTGGAGACCAGCATAGGATTTCTCGATCACATGCTGACCCTTTTCGCGGTTCACGGACGGTTCGACCTTGCCGTCACCGCCACGGGCGACACCGGAGTGGACTATCACCACACCGTGGAGGACGTGGGCATAGTTTTGGGCGACATCCTTTCCCGGTTCCTGGACAAGGGCGAGAACCTTGCCCGCTACGGCGAGGCGAAAGTCCCCATGGACGAGGCCCTGGCCGAGGCTGTGGTGGACCTTAGCCGCCGTCCCTTCCTGGTCTTCGACGCAGCCTTCGGAAGCCCGCTGATAGGCGGCTTCGACACCCAGCTTTTCGAGGAGTTCTTCCGGGCCCTGGCGCACAGGGCGGGGATCACCCTCCACCTTAGGGTGCTTTACGGAAAAAACGACCATCACAGGATAGAGGCCGTGTTCAAGGCCTTTGGCCGGGCTCTGGCGAAAGCCTTCACAAGGGACGAACGGGTGCGTGGGGTTCTCTCCAGCAAAGGAGTCCTGTAA
- the hisA gene encoding 1-(5-phosphoribosyl)-5-[(5-phosphoribosylamino)methylideneamino]imidazole-4-carboxamide isomerase yields MIIIPAVDIRHGRCVRLSQGRADAETVYGDDPSAMALHWQDLGAARLHVVDLDGAFEKSPRNALAVEKILKTVSVPVSVGGGVRNREIFDRWISLGVDRVVVGTEAVKNPEWVKAAALAHPGRLVLGIDAKNGMVAVEGWTETTALSAIDLALRFQGLPVAAVHFTDIARDGMQTGVNLTATADFARKSPFPVVASGGVSVIDDIEALLPLEKLGVTGVITGRALYAKTLSLPEAIALAGKNPAS; encoded by the coding sequence ATGATAATCATACCAGCAGTTGATATACGGCACGGCAGGTGCGTCAGGCTTTCCCAGGGACGGGCCGACGCGGAGACGGTTTACGGCGACGATCCTTCGGCCATGGCCCTTCACTGGCAGGACTTGGGAGCAGCACGGCTCCACGTTGTGGACCTGGACGGCGCTTTCGAAAAAAGCCCAAGAAACGCTCTTGCGGTGGAAAAAATTCTGAAAACCGTTAGCGTTCCGGTAAGCGTAGGCGGGGGCGTGCGCAACCGGGAAATCTTCGACCGCTGGATTTCCCTTGGGGTGGACCGGGTGGTTGTGGGCACCGAGGCCGTGAAAAACCCGGAATGGGTGAAGGCTGCGGCCCTGGCGCATCCGGGGCGGCTGGTGCTTGGAATAGACGCCAAAAACGGAATGGTGGCGGTGGAGGGCTGGACCGAGACCACCGCCCTTTCCGCCATTGACCTGGCCCTTCGCTTCCAGGGCCTGCCCGTGGCGGCTGTTCATTTCACCGATATCGCGCGCGACGGCATGCAGACCGGCGTGAACCTCACCGCCACCGCCGATTTCGCCCGCAAGAGCCCCTTTCCGGTGGTGGCCTCTGGCGGGGTTTCGGTGATCGATGACATTGAGGCGCTTCTTCCCCTGGAAAAACTGGGCGTGACCGGGGTGATAACGGGCCGGGCCCTTTACGCCAAGACCCTGTCCCTGCCTGAGGCCATAGCACTGGCCGGAAAAAATCCGGCCTCGTAA
- a CDS encoding AAA family ATPase, whose amino-acid sequence MDADSFSKALEDAVCGLACRQRDDGNFREALNGRAKILRHGDCCVEEWKNIHRERLVSKEVKALAGLIKLDVQKNRKVKSPEDWDLEPLLDEEVRHPAKFNSGTWSTALYLLHPCQVYKLYARSLTRVNDLKESLKQAMRYLEEQIDMLVCGAVAQEPVLFLGPPGSGKTRTAVEFFSRLGLTEESGRDGGGNGFFQYLLTKFTTPEEICGSFNIPAMYEGRMVRGQSGSITAPGVRAAFIDEVFKANSPILHSLLTLLSDRRFHSEGRLAASDLAVIILAANDPPYNDVDSAAIYDRMGVRLHFPEISVEPDPGPSSSPGSEPTTYGKDNSRFLHVVERAWRREGFQIETSHGNLSFDKDDEENAKFYSDLYSLEKKKERWSLVSSESHASINDILLLSRAMCLAPYDSLPRGGALHPFQKFAPTDGFMALFEEMVRELYHHPYCRLSGRKLKILYKLARCHAVFRNKGLAGPTEADCAVFKHVWESPEVREDFVRGLSQYLPRSE is encoded by the coding sequence ATGGATGCCGATTCCTTTTCAAAGGCCCTGGAGGATGCCGTCTGCGGCCTTGCGTGCAGGCAGAGGGATGACGGAAATTTCAGGGAGGCCTTGAACGGCCGTGCAAAAATTTTGCGGCACGGCGACTGCTGCGTGGAGGAATGGAAGAACATCCACCGGGAGCGCCTGGTCTCGAAGGAAGTGAAGGCCCTTGCCGGTCTGATCAAGCTTGACGTTCAGAAAAACAGGAAAGTCAAAAGCCCCGAAGACTGGGACCTGGAACCCTTATTGGACGAAGAGGTCAGGCATCCGGCCAAATTCAATTCCGGCACCTGGTCCACGGCCCTTTACCTGCTTCATCCCTGCCAGGTGTACAAGCTCTACGCCCGCTCCCTCACCCGCGTCAACGACCTTAAGGAGAGCCTGAAGCAGGCCATGCGCTACCTGGAGGAGCAGATCGACATGCTGGTCTGCGGGGCGGTGGCCCAGGAGCCGGTGCTGTTTCTGGGGCCTCCGGGGTCGGGCAAGACCCGCACCGCTGTGGAGTTTTTCTCAAGACTGGGTCTTACCGAGGAAAGCGGCAGGGACGGGGGCGGCAACGGCTTTTTCCAGTACCTTCTTACCAAGTTCACCACCCCGGAGGAAATCTGCGGTTCCTTCAACATACCCGCAATGTACGAGGGGCGAATGGTGCGCGGCCAGAGCGGCTCAATCACTGCTCCTGGGGTGAGGGCAGCCTTCATAGATGAGGTGTTCAAGGCCAACAGCCCCATCCTGCACAGCCTTTTGACGCTCCTTTCGGACAGGCGCTTCCACTCCGAGGGAAGGCTCGCCGCCTCGGACCTTGCGGTCATAATTCTGGCCGCCAACGACCCGCCTTATAATGATGTCGATTCGGCGGCCATCTACGACCGGATGGGCGTAAGGCTCCATTTCCCTGAAATCTCCGTCGAGCCCGACCCTGGGCCTTCCTCAAGTCCCGGTTCGGAACCAACGACCTACGGGAAGGACAACTCGCGCTTTCTGCACGTGGTGGAGAGGGCCTGGCGAAGGGAGGGTTTTCAGATCGAGACCAGCCACGGCAACCTGTCGTTCGATAAGGACGACGAGGAAAACGCCAAATTTTACTCCGACCTGTACAGCCTGGAAAAGAAGAAGGAGCGCTGGAGCCTCGTTTCGTCGGAAAGCCACGCGTCCATTAACGACATCCTGCTGCTCTCAAGAGCCATGTGCCTTGCGCCCTACGATTCGCTGCCAAGGGGCGGGGCCTTGCATCCATTTCAGAAGTTCGCGCCCACGGATGGTTTCATGGCGCTCTTCGAGGAAATGGTTAGGGAGCTTTATCATCATCCATACTGCCGGCTGTCGGGCCGCAAGCTGAAAATCCTGTACAAGCTGGCCCGATGCCACGCCGTTTTCAGGAACAAGGGGCTTGCCGGGCCGACCGAAGCCGATTGCGCGGTTTTCAAGCACGTTTGGGAAAGCCCGGAGGTGAGGGAGGATTTCGTGAGGGGCCTTTCCCAATACCTTCCCCGGAGCGAATGA
- a CDS encoding ATP-binding protein: MPDSFSLDKVLCDEFEPATYLNHVCETQYRDIARALKAGVNVLVTADAETVRPSVEKIVGLLGLDRADFDNGRIVELPRPTMMNRGGEQSLKNTVHQELLRLYGEDRTSGGDAPIVVWHSLEILLSMMNGQLNPALYHEPAYIINDILNRTVWLAFQDPFGPPLPRSLAGVFPMKIRLPGVSVENLPRLLRRDEARSLCQPGAKAISKEDASQVVDCVKEVNPLYFRRLVKYAMVGGGNREDILSRLREAAQRTSHMTAAPGMVDFLGYENIVGENGDLHQLVIKPYKKWFGASDPDEKKKIRNHIFKTIILYGEPGTGKTLLAKWLASKMGLRFRVVYPSDVKASLLGASEANVRRIFAEARLNAPSMLIFDEMDALFKTRASGGGAASVETGIASTLLSEMAGFSEDTMVFVVGATNRREDLDTAFLRPGRGGLQIPVGHPDAESIAAILRHYIEDTGIEGLLKDGADAFVSLVSELEIYEDDVKREKRIFVAGDHLYGLCRRIFLRWTPVDLAAVVTDLTELVRQSQTLEREGRY; encoded by the coding sequence ATGCCTGATTCCTTCAGTTTGGATAAAGTGTTGTGCGACGAGTTCGAACCGGCCACCTATCTGAATCACGTCTGCGAAACCCAGTACAGGGATATAGCGCGGGCCTTGAAAGCGGGCGTAAACGTGCTGGTCACCGCCGACGCCGAAACGGTGCGCCCTTCGGTGGAAAAGATAGTCGGTTTGCTGGGGCTGGACCGGGCCGATTTCGATAACGGGCGCATTGTGGAGCTTCCGAGGCCCACCATGATGAACCGGGGCGGCGAGCAGAGCCTCAAGAACACCGTCCACCAGGAGCTTTTGAGGCTTTACGGCGAAGACAGGACAAGCGGCGGCGACGCCCCCATTGTGGTGTGGCATTCCCTGGAGATACTGCTTTCCATGATGAACGGCCAGCTCAACCCGGCCCTCTACCACGAGCCAGCCTACATAATAAACGATATCTTGAATCGCACCGTGTGGCTCGCCTTTCAGGACCCCTTCGGCCCGCCCCTGCCGCGCTCCCTTGCCGGGGTCTTTCCCATGAAAATAAGGCTTCCGGGGGTTTCCGTGGAGAACCTTCCAAGGCTTCTGCGAAGGGACGAGGCCCGGAGCCTCTGCCAGCCCGGCGCGAAGGCCATTTCCAAAGAGGACGCAAGCCAGGTCGTGGACTGCGTGAAGGAGGTCAATCCCCTGTATTTCAGGCGGCTTGTCAAATACGCGATGGTGGGGGGAGGCAACCGGGAGGACATCCTTTCAAGACTTAGGGAGGCGGCCCAGCGCACGTCCCACATGACGGCGGCCCCCGGGATGGTCGATTTCCTGGGCTATGAAAACATCGTGGGCGAAAACGGCGATCTTCATCAGCTTGTCATCAAGCCCTATAAGAAGTGGTTTGGCGCCTCCGATCCCGACGAAAAAAAGAAAATCAGGAATCACATCTTCAAGACCATAATCCTCTACGGCGAGCCCGGAACGGGCAAGACCCTCCTGGCCAAGTGGCTGGCCTCCAAAATGGGCCTTCGCTTTCGGGTGGTCTATCCCAGCGACGTAAAAGCCTCCCTTCTGGGCGCTTCCGAGGCCAACGTGCGCCGGATTTTTGCCGAGGCCCGCCTGAACGCCCCATCCATGCTGATTTTCGATGAAATGGACGCTTTGTTCAAAACCAGGGCATCCGGAGGCGGGGCGGCCAGCGTGGAAACCGGCATAGCCAGCACCTTGTTGTCCGAAATGGCCGGTTTTTCGGAAGACACAATGGTCTTCGTGGTGGGCGCAACCAACCGCCGGGAGGACCTGGACACGGCCTTTCTGCGGCCGGGGCGCGGGGGGCTCCAGATTCCGGTGGGGCATCCCGATGCCGAATCCATCGCGGCGATCCTGCGCCATTACATAGAAGACACCGGCATAGAAGGCCTGTTGAAAGACGGGGCAGACGCCTTCGTATCCCTGGTCTCGGAGCTTGAAATCTATGAGGACGACGTGAAAAGGGAAAAAAGGATATTCGTGGCGGGCGATCACCTGTACGGCCTGTGCCGGAGAATCTTTTTGAGGTGGACCCCCGTTGACCTCGCAGCCGTTGTAACCGATCTTACCGAGCTTGTGCGGCAGTCACAAACACTTGAAAGGGAAGGACGGTACTGA
- a CDS encoding AAA family ATPase, with the protein MDARQELKLLIEARTPIIYIRSYEEDRVKEFLDKLVCELNLKHGTGKHLAEWTMSEKLKLPVPHQSSPALITKALVNDRVYVPGGLQYLANCPVNYDVMVVAYDLHLMYAASDAPLVTRYLKDFARKCRTESSDPSRREYKTLVMVSPTYEIPRELEKDIEMVDFPVPDFDELAVSLKSIAGSFRSPGAEAGSLPGVLSESGEIRDTICRAGRGLTGNEFSLTVRRMFCANRIVHRDLADFMLREKQQIIQKSEILEFFPAQVTLADVGGLDAFKSWLAQRQKLIEARPWEMDPETGRPRTGIPLPKGVLLVGASGGGKSLMAKATAGTWKLPLLRLDMGKVFSQYLGETERRIRQALSLAESMAPCILWLDEIEKGMAGARNQADSGASARTFGTFLTWMQEKQSMVFLMATANSIRFFADNFPEFLRKGRFDNIFFVDVPGGRERRDILAIHLSRHIRQIRRNGASIDPDELESLLNAELAEAEHRAETRSSPPENLIGLSERFTGAEIEHVINSAAEEAYARANSEDEFNFNYEDIAERFKGMTPMYAVNQGGGPESASSAERLEELKALVLQGFGGRPAN; encoded by the coding sequence ATGGACGCACGGCAGGAACTCAAACTTCTCATAGAGGCAAGGACTCCCATCATTTACATCCGCTCCTACGAGGAGGACCGGGTGAAGGAATTCCTTGATAAACTCGTGTGCGAACTCAATTTAAAGCACGGGACCGGAAAACACCTTGCCGAATGGACCATGTCGGAGAAGCTCAAGCTGCCCGTCCCTCACCAGTCGAGCCCGGCTCTCATAACCAAGGCCCTGGTGAACGACAGGGTCTACGTTCCGGGCGGCCTGCAATACCTGGCCAACTGCCCGGTCAATTACGACGTGATGGTGGTGGCTTACGACCTTCACCTCATGTACGCCGCAAGCGACGCGCCCCTCGTCACAAGGTACCTGAAGGACTTTGCCCGGAAATGCCGCACGGAATCCTCGGACCCGTCCCGCCGGGAATACAAGACCCTGGTCATGGTATCCCCCACCTACGAAATACCAAGGGAACTGGAAAAGGACATCGAGATGGTGGATTTTCCGGTTCCGGATTTCGACGAGCTGGCCGTTTCGCTCAAGTCCATCGCGGGCTCCTTCCGCTCTCCCGGAGCGGAAGCCGGAAGCCTTCCAGGGGTCCTTTCCGAAAGCGGGGAGATAAGGGACACCATCTGCCGGGCCGGGCGGGGGCTTACCGGAAACGAGTTCTCCTTAACCGTGAGGCGCATGTTCTGCGCCAATAGGATTGTCCACAGGGACCTGGCCGATTTCATGCTGAGGGAAAAACAGCAGATCATCCAGAAAAGCGAAATCCTGGAGTTTTTTCCGGCCCAGGTGACCCTCGCCGACGTGGGCGGGCTCGATGCATTCAAATCGTGGCTTGCCCAGCGCCAGAAGCTCATCGAGGCGAGGCCCTGGGAAATGGACCCGGAAACGGGCCGGCCCAGGACCGGAATCCCCCTTCCCAAGGGCGTCCTTCTGGTGGGAGCGAGCGGAGGCGGAAAAAGCCTCATGGCCAAGGCCACCGCCGGAACCTGGAAACTGCCACTCCTGCGCCTGGACATGGGCAAGGTCTTTTCTCAGTACCTTGGCGAAACCGAGCGCCGCATCCGCCAGGCGCTTTCCCTGGCCGAAAGCATGGCCCCGTGCATCCTGTGGCTGGACGAGATCGAAAAAGGCATGGCCGGGGCACGGAACCAGGCCGACAGCGGGGCTTCCGCCCGCACCTTCGGCACCTTCCTCACCTGGATGCAGGAAAAGCAGTCAATGGTCTTCTTGATGGCCACGGCCAACAGCATCCGGTTTTTTGCCGACAACTTCCCGGAATTTCTGCGAAAGGGGCGTTTCGACAACATTTTTTTCGTGGACGTGCCGGGCGGGCGGGAGCGAAGGGACATCCTGGCCATCCATCTTTCGCGCCACATCCGGCAAATAAGGCGAAACGGCGCGTCCATCGATCCCGATGAGCTGGAAAGCCTTCTGAACGCCGAGCTGGCCGAGGCCGAACACCGCGCCGAAACCAGGTCGTCGCCGCCCGAAAACCTGATCGGATTGAGCGAGCGCTTCACCGGTGCTGAAATTGAGCACGTGATAAATTCGGCGGCGGAAGAAGCCTATGCAAGGGCGAACAGCGAGGATGAGTTCAATTTCAACTATGAGGACATAGCCGAACGGTTCAAGGGAATGACGCCCATGTACGCAGTGAACCAGGGAGGCGGCCCGGAGAGCGCCTCCTCGGCGGAAAGGCTGGAGGAGCTGAAGGCCCTTGTGTTGCAGGGTTTCGGAGGACGCCCGGCCAACTGA
- a CDS encoding AAA family ATPase: MPRIVQAALLENKAWLALDFDIGGAPQRSVVPYCAVTAKLAGLFDKCQLKEHDPKELDKLSALILESGREFFRLALKEKSSIWFSFENGAHVLPLETLTIDGESISKKFSVARCLPMHPPELRLSDPPEWKPPIRVLLVLGAADEDGGSVFRQELEELRAFFGTLGKNRVRVEVLDQGESDTLRVRLAGAMNGAHLVHFIGHGDSSGVKKREAPWGWAFSFRARLSAKGRCVQDKEIHLNVGHLRETREIETAPHLVFSNSCCGADYRHDPSPNRGLAADFLAAGVRHFVGCPQKLPANRSHTDFALAFYERLLVHGDSIGEAVRRARVKVSKLHPLEPAWHLYQLFGHPDRRYHLNFSDRSASPDGLPDDAPDGVAPFDSSGIRQFGCEFAEKWENNASVLEVVTFDDDEALCWLRDFCGKRKIRLLEFTPSDGFRETRFQEGGVTHETILEAKDFGGLLKAIGQKAENADELMAVFVVDRLSKAETRMLSDFSRRFRAVRNRPSNGGGAANPKRVAAIILARDVLVPPGLARQLDVLSFPAPGLGDIERLALTGFQDLARSLGPDFIRDFSFCLQGMTKAQSRLVLSMCRQVLAEWAGDADRLKEKLFRLASERKRRSLGRFLPLAFTDWRMLPDHEFISKDCEEHAKFVDWVENRVKLVPDLPERTRDALKFPRGMLVSGPPGCGKTEAVLHLARQWRLPLYRLDLNAVYPSLARPEDQVPEDGAYLARFLRALRTVENSAPNVLLLENVDRHFSVSSANPDDSGPSATSIRLLGYFLTWLQEKRDSVFVALTAANGKMVAPEISRKGRLDRVFDFDRPLSPEFRGALLKEFFRRKGILLSADHRFSGRVLDFTRNHFPADLYGMVEEALVDLFCKGAGTPDPGMVVEWIEGFVKKTSCPS, from the coding sequence ATGCCCAGAATCGTCCAGGCGGCACTCTTGGAAAACAAGGCGTGGCTTGCGCTGGATTTCGATATCGGAGGCGCGCCCCAGCGCTCGGTTGTCCCATACTGCGCGGTTACGGCAAAGCTTGCCGGGCTTTTCGACAAATGCCAGCTTAAGGAGCACGACCCAAAAGAACTCGATAAGCTGAGCGCTCTCATCCTGGAAAGCGGCAGGGAATTTTTCCGGCTCGCCCTGAAGGAAAAAAGCTCCATCTGGTTCAGCTTCGAAAACGGAGCCCATGTCCTTCCCCTGGAAACCCTCACCATAGACGGCGAATCCATTTCAAAAAAATTCAGCGTGGCCCGCTGCCTGCCCATGCATCCGCCGGAGTTGCGGCTTTCGGACCCGCCGGAGTGGAAGCCTCCCATCAGGGTGCTTCTGGTTCTTGGGGCTGCGGACGAGGACGGGGGCTCGGTCTTTCGGCAGGAACTGGAGGAACTCAGGGCCTTTTTCGGAACGCTGGGGAAAAATCGCGTCAGGGTCGAAGTTTTGGACCAGGGCGAGTCTGACACCCTGCGCGTAAGGCTCGCGGGGGCCATGAACGGGGCGCACCTGGTGCATTTCATCGGCCACGGGGATTCGTCCGGCGTCAAGAAACGGGAAGCCCCCTGGGGCTGGGCTTTCAGCTTCAGGGCAAGGCTCTCGGCAAAAGGCCGGTGCGTTCAGGATAAGGAAATCCACCTCAACGTAGGGCACCTGAGGGAGACGCGGGAGATCGAAACCGCGCCGCATCTGGTTTTTTCCAACAGCTGCTGCGGTGCGGACTACCGGCACGATCCCAGCCCCAACAGGGGGCTTGCCGCCGACTTTCTGGCGGCGGGGGTGAGGCATTTTGTGGGCTGCCCACAGAAGCTGCCCGCAAACCGGTCCCACACGGATTTCGCCCTGGCCTTCTACGAGCGGCTTCTGGTTCATGGGGACTCAATCGGCGAGGCCGTGCGCCGGGCCAGGGTGAAGGTCTCAAAGCTTCATCCCCTAGAACCCGCCTGGCATCTCTACCAGCTTTTCGGGCATCCCGATCGCCGCTATCATCTGAACTTTTCGGACAGAAGTGCCTCCCCGGACGGTTTGCCGGACGATGCGCCCGACGGGGTTGCGCCGTTCGATTCTTCGGGCATCCGTCAATTCGGATGCGAATTCGCGGAAAAGTGGGAAAACAACGCCTCCGTACTGGAAGTGGTCACCTTCGACGACGACGAGGCCCTTTGCTGGCTGAGGGATTTCTGCGGAAAAAGGAAGATCCGCCTTTTGGAATTCACGCCCTCGGACGGCTTTCGGGAGACCCGGTTTCAGGAAGGCGGGGTCACCCACGAAACCATCCTGGAAGCCAAGGACTTCGGCGGGCTTCTCAAGGCTATCGGCCAGAAGGCGGAAAACGCCGACGAACTGATGGCCGTTTTCGTGGTGGACCGGCTTTCCAAAGCCGAAACCCGGATGCTTTCCGATTTCTCCCGCCGCTTCCGGGCCGTCCGTAACAGGCCATCGAACGGTGGCGGGGCCGCAAACCCGAAGAGGGTGGCGGCCATCATTCTCGCCCGCGACGTATTGGTTCCCCCCGGCCTTGCAAGGCAGCTCGACGTTCTTTCCTTTCCGGCCCCCGGCCTGGGGGACATCGAGCGCCTCGCCCTGACCGGGTTTCAGGACCTTGCCCGAAGCCTTGGCCCCGACTTCATCAGGGATTTCTCCTTCTGCCTTCAGGGCATGACCAAGGCCCAGTCCAGGCTCGTGCTCTCCATGTGCCGTCAGGTCCTGGCCGAATGGGCCGGGGACGCCGACCGGCTGAAGGAAAAGCTGTTCCGGCTGGCCTCGGAACGCAAGCGCCGGAGCCTCGGAAGGTTTCTGCCCCTTGCCTTCACCGACTGGCGGATGCTGCCCGATCACGAGTTCATCTCGAAGGATTGCGAAGAACATGCAAAATTTGTTGACTGGGTGGAAAACCGCGTGAAGCTGGTTCCCGATCTTCCCGAAAGAACAAGGGACGCCCTGAAGTTCCCCCGTGGGATGCTGGTCTCAGGGCCGCCCGGATGCGGGAAGACCGAGGCCGTCCTCCACCTTGCCCGCCAGTGGCGGCTTCCGCTCTATCGCCTGGACTTGAACGCGGTCTACCCGTCCCTGGCGCGCCCCGAAGACCAGGTTCCCGAAGACGGGGCCTATCTGGCAAGGTTTCTGCGGGCCCTGCGGACGGTGGAGAACTCCGCCCCCAATGTACTTTTATTGGAAAACGTGGACAGGCATTTTTCGGTATCGTCGGCAAACCCCGACGACTCCGGGCCGTCGGCTACGTCAATCAGGCTTTTGGGCTATTTTCTCACATGGCTCCAGGAAAAGAGGGATTCGGTTTTCGTGGCTTTAACCGCCGCCAACGGAAAAATGGTGGCTCCTGAGATCAGCCGCAAGGGCCGCCTTGACAGGGTTTTCGATTTTGATAGGCCCCTTTCGCCCGAATTTAGGGGCGCTCTTTTGAAGGAATTCTTCAGGCGGAAGGGCATTTTGCTTTCGGCGGATCACCGGTTCAGCGGACGCGTTCTCGATTTCACCCGGAATCATTTTCCGGCGGACCTTTACGGCATGGTGGAGGAAGCCCTTGTGGACCTCTTCTGTAAAGGGGCCGGAACTCCCGATCCGGGCATGGTGGTCGAATGGATTGAGGGATTCGTGAAGAAAACTTCCTGTCCTTCTTAA
- a CDS encoding HAMP domain-containing protein, translating into MTGNGNRISLARTMIVYFLLVGLACVLLGMEFAADIEGAPLKAALTKNIGRYCEGKIAAPEVLAPLTRLRNKALLMVAVILVVVVVVLTLFVKRISGPLSQIISTARAISDGDLSCTVEAEAKNELSELAGVLNDLTSNVQELLLFAQNLKETGDALAEAARKEAYDGIMGVEKEALMAPVREWTGQSENLARFLEGFRFYSVSGKTP; encoded by the coding sequence ATGACGGGCAACGGAAACCGCATAAGCCTTGCGCGCACAATGATCGTCTATTTTCTTCTGGTGGGCCTGGCCTGCGTTCTTCTGGGGATGGAGTTTGCGGCGGACATCGAGGGAGCGCCCCTTAAGGCCGCCCTCACGAAAAACATCGGGCGGTACTGCGAGGGGAAAATCGCGGCCCCGGAGGTTCTTGCCCCGCTTACGCGACTTCGCAACAAGGCCCTTTTGATGGTGGCGGTTATACTGGTGGTGGTGGTGGTGGTGCTCACCCTTTTCGTGAAAAGGATAAGCGGCCCGCTGTCCCAGATCATAAGTACGGCCAGGGCCATTTCGGACGGGGACCTCTCATGCACCGTGGAAGCCGAGGCAAAAAACGAGCTTTCCGAGCTGGCCGGGGTGTTGAACGATCTTACGTCCAATGTCCAGGAGCTTCTGCTTTTTGCGCAAAATCTGAAGGAGACCGGCGACGCCCTGGCTGAGGCCGCCCGAAAGGAGGCGTACGACGGCATAATGGGAGTGGAAAAGGAGGCCCTCATGGCCCCTGTGAGGGAATGGACCGGCCAGTCCGAAAATCTGGCCCGCTTCCTGGAAGGGTTCCGCTTCTATTCCGTATCCGGGAAGACCCCATAA
- a CDS encoding enoyl-CoA hydratase/isomerase family protein gives MSDAVLYEVKGKAAIATINKPKANQLSLEVFNGLNDALNNAARDKSLRSLIITGSGDKIFCAGADLTGGFGPYSPIDFLKMAQDVFNKIEFMPIPVIAAMNGHAFGGGLEMAMACHLRILKVNSRIGLTETNLGIMPGYGGTLRLPRLIGRAKAIECILTGAQIPSEEALSMGLVNHLAEEGQTLAKALEMAEVLSGRPPLAVKAILRVMAQAASISPDLHLQHEREELAKLFETKDTMEGMMAFAQKRPAVFIGE, from the coding sequence ATGTCCGACGCTGTACTGTACGAAGTGAAAGGCAAGGCGGCCATCGCCACCATCAACAAGCCCAAGGCCAACCAGCTTTCCCTGGAGGTTTTCAACGGATTAAACGACGCCTTGAACAACGCGGCCAGGGACAAGAGCCTCCGGTCCCTTATCATAACCGGAAGCGGCGACAAGATTTTCTGTGCGGGCGCGGACCTCACGGGCGGATTCGGCCCGTACTCACCCATCGATTTTTTGAAAATGGCCCAGGACGTTTTCAACAAGATCGAGTTCATGCCCATTCCCGTGATCGCGGCCATGAACGGCCACGCCTTCGGCGGCGGCCTGGAAATGGCCATGGCCTGCCATCTGCGGATATTGAAGGTGAACTCCCGCATAGGGCTTACGGAAACCAACCTGGGGATCATGCCCGGCTACGGCGGCACCCTTCGCCTGCCCCGCCTGATCGGGCGCGCCAAGGCCATCGAGTGCATCCTGACCGGCGCTCAGATTCCTTCGGAGGAGGCTCTTTCGATGGGGCTTGTGAATCACCTGGCCGAAGAGGGCCAGACGCTCGCCAAGGCCCTGGAAATGGCCGAGGTCCTTTCGGGGCGTCCGCCCCTTGCGGTGAAGGCGATTTTGCGGGTGATGGCCCAGGCCGCCTCGATTTCACCCGATCTTCACCTTCAGCACGAGCGGGAGGAACTGGCGAAGCTCTTCGAGACCAAGGACACCATGGAAGGCATGATGGCCTTTGCCCAGAAGCGTCCGGCGGTGTTTATCGGCGAGTAG